One segment of Parvularcula sp. IMCC14364 DNA contains the following:
- a CDS encoding dicarboxylate/amino acid:cation symporter — protein MAELGAYGFWGITAAVFLLLFILGRGDRFPLWIRVFVGLFIGGAVGYIFSEQTGAIQAIKFFGDAFVKLIRMLIVPLIFTTITAGMIAMGDPKRLGSLGVRTIFLYMCTTLFAVVIGLVFGTIFQPGIGVDYVSASQDAAATINSRLDAAAGLSIADRLLAVIPANPVQAMATADVLPIIFFSILFGVGILSAGERGQRVGEVMESAADSIIKMTGFVMALAPYGVYALMAWVLGTQGLGVLVNLGKLAIALYLAAAVHILLVYGGIIRIVLGLPFIRFLRGILDAMATAYSTASSSATLPVTISNVNRNLGVDKSVAGSVLPLGATINMDGTSIYLGLVALFAAQALGIELTLMQYVGIAVTAVVVSIGAAGIPSASLFLAFTVLSVFGVTEEQAVLIIAFIFPFDRLLDMMRTLTNVTGDAAVATAVGKWEGALDEDIFRGKV, from the coding sequence ATGGCTGAATTAGGCGCATATGGTTTTTGGGGCATAACGGCTGCCGTATTCCTGTTGTTATTTATACTGGGGCGCGGCGACCGCTTCCCGCTCTGGATCAGGGTCTTTGTCGGCCTCTTCATTGGCGGTGCTGTTGGGTACATCTTTTCCGAACAGACCGGCGCCATTCAGGCAATCAAGTTTTTCGGCGATGCGTTTGTAAAGCTGATCCGCATGTTGATCGTGCCGTTAATCTTCACGACGATTACAGCCGGCATGATTGCCATGGGAGATCCAAAAAGACTTGGCTCCCTCGGTGTGCGCACGATTTTTCTGTATATGTGTACGACCCTCTTTGCGGTTGTTATTGGTCTGGTTTTTGGCACGATCTTCCAGCCGGGCATCGGCGTGGATTATGTAAGCGCTTCGCAGGATGCTGCAGCGACCATCAATAGCCGACTGGACGCAGCAGCAGGGCTCAGTATTGCTGATCGGTTGCTGGCCGTCATCCCGGCCAACCCGGTTCAGGCGATGGCGACGGCAGACGTTTTGCCGATCATCTTTTTCTCAATTCTGTTTGGTGTTGGCATCCTGTCTGCCGGGGAGCGGGGACAGCGTGTTGGCGAAGTCATGGAAAGTGCCGCTGACAGCATCATCAAAATGACTGGCTTCGTGATGGCGCTGGCACCTTACGGTGTTTATGCTCTCATGGCCTGGGTGCTCGGCACACAAGGGCTTGGTGTGCTGGTCAATCTCGGCAAGCTGGCCATAGCGCTGTATCTCGCAGCAGCCGTTCATATCCTGCTTGTTTATGGCGGGATTATACGCATTGTTCTGGGGCTGCCCTTCATACGGTTCCTGCGCGGTATTCTGGACGCGATGGCTACAGCCTACTCAACCGCCTCATCGTCGGCGACGTTGCCTGTCACGATCTCCAACGTGAATCGCAATCTTGGTGTGGATAAATCTGTCGCTGGCTCAGTGCTGCCGCTCGGCGCAACGATCAATATGGATGGCACGTCCATTTACCTTGGTCTTGTGGCCCTGTTTGCGGCGCAGGCGCTCGGCATTGAGCTGACATTGATGCAATATGTCGGCATAGCTGTGACGGCGGTGGTCGTGTCCATCGGCGCAGCAGGTATTCCGTCAGCCTCCCTGTTTCTGGCTTTCACGGTCCTGTCAGTTTTTGGCGTGACAGAAGAGCAGGCCGTCCTCATCATCGCCTTCATCTTCCCGTTTGACCGTCTGCTTGATATGATGCGAACCCTGACCAATGTGACGGGTGATGCCGCGGTGGCTACTGCTGTTGGTAAATGGGAAGGTGCTCTTGATGAAGATATTTTCCGCGGCAAGGTCTGA
- a CDS encoding asparaginase domain-containing protein → MARDVRILITGGTLDKIHDPFSESLAFSRDGATQIPEILHYSRCHFPAVQQLMQIDSLDMTEDHREQIVSAIKTAKEKSIVITHGTSTMGETARFIAASEIAKTIVLTGAMRPFSLGFSDGPFNMGGAIVASQTLKKGVYGVMNGRIIEAQDLNKNTELGRFDA, encoded by the coding sequence ATGGCGCGGGACGTTCGCATCCTGATTACGGGGGGCACGCTCGATAAGATCCATGACCCTTTTTCAGAGTCACTGGCTTTTTCGAGAGACGGCGCCACGCAGATACCGGAAATTCTCCATTACAGCCGGTGCCATTTCCCCGCCGTCCAGCAGTTGATGCAGATTGACAGTCTGGACATGACGGAAGACCATCGGGAGCAGATTGTTTCTGCCATCAAGACGGCAAAAGAAAAATCCATTGTCATCACGCACGGCACCAGCACCATGGGCGAGACGGCACGGTTTATCGCAGCGTCTGAAATAGCCAAAACGATTGTACTGACTGGTGCGATGCGGCCGTTTTCCCTCGGTTTCTCTGATGGGCCTTTCAATATGGGCGGGGCCATTGTGGCATCTCAGACCCTCAAAAAAGGCGTTTATGGCGTGATGAATGGTCGGATAATTGAAGCGCAGGACCTCAATAAAAATACTGAACTGGGCCGCTTTGACGCCTGA
- a CDS encoding TadE/TadG family type IV pilus assembly protein, translating into MPNKYMKKGLRRFLKETGGNVAMMTALVAGPLTLTLGGAVDLMRFAAAKAELRGAVDAGLLAAAHLDNDTNVETEIQRYLQSNLDHRFMDYRNVNVTVTEERRLNGKFVDINADITIDTFFLGMMGKDSVTVSVTSSGEQTYTAVEVALVVDISSSMNGSRLVNLRTAMDTFIETVLKEEVADITSISIIPFGGHVNVGDDYKHFANLDNEDDNDDTDHSDGHKYNGCFELLPEDYSDNTFELHDGEWRDITPHFWKYVNFNPWCPSGNNEAIFLSNNPDELKDLVEAFTLSDGTGMDIGAAWGLKALSPKMRGVLKGDFEDVRPTDYNSDTIKALVMMTDGGITPQFRPTQSGCIRARDNNLAHNDHKECQEFLFEDETYRHTKSVAVDYFEDVCAEAVENNILVFTIGFEISAGSNQDIYLRGCPQNESQYYFVESTDIEAAFSSIAASINGIRLTM; encoded by the coding sequence ATGCCAAATAAATATATGAAAAAAGGCCTCCGGCGGTTCCTGAAAGAAACAGGTGGCAACGTCGCCATGATGACGGCCCTTGTTGCTGGCCCCCTGACGCTGACGCTGGGCGGGGCAGTTGATCTCATGCGATTTGCGGCTGCGAAAGCCGAATTGCGCGGTGCGGTGGATGCCGGCCTCCTGGCCGCAGCACATCTTGATAATGATACGAATGTAGAGACGGAAATTCAGCGCTATTTGCAAAGCAACCTGGACCACAGGTTCATGGACTACCGGAATGTGAACGTAACCGTCACAGAAGAGCGTCGCTTGAATGGCAAGTTCGTAGACATCAATGCGGACATCACCATCGATACATTCTTCCTCGGCATGATGGGCAAGGACTCAGTTACGGTATCTGTGACGTCCTCAGGTGAGCAGACATATACAGCTGTAGAAGTTGCGCTGGTCGTTGATATTTCATCCTCGATGAACGGTTCACGTCTGGTCAATCTTCGCACAGCGATGGATACATTCATCGAGACGGTGCTTAAGGAGGAAGTCGCAGACATCACGTCCATCAGCATTATACCATTTGGCGGCCACGTGAATGTGGGCGATGACTACAAGCATTTTGCCAATCTGGATAACGAGGATGACAATGACGATACGGACCATTCGGACGGCCACAAATATAATGGCTGTTTCGAGCTGTTGCCGGAAGATTACAGTGACAATACCTTCGAGCTGCATGATGGCGAGTGGCGAGATATCACACCGCATTTCTGGAAATATGTGAATTTCAATCCATGGTGCCCGTCAGGTAATAACGAGGCAATTTTCCTCTCCAACAACCCGGATGAACTGAAAGATCTGGTCGAAGCCTTTACGCTGTCTGATGGCACAGGCATGGACATTGGTGCTGCCTGGGGCCTGAAGGCGCTTTCGCCTAAAATGCGCGGTGTTCTGAAGGGCGACTTCGAGGATGTGCGCCCGACAGATTATAACAGCGATACAATCAAGGCACTGGTGATGATGACCGATGGCGGCATCACCCCACAGTTTCGTCCGACACAATCCGGCTGTATCCGGGCACGTGACAATAACCTTGCTCATAATGACCATAAGGAGTGTCAGGAGTTTCTGTTCGAAGACGAGACGTATCGTCACACAAAGAGTGTTGCTGTCGACTATTTCGAGGACGTTTGTGCAGAAGCTGTTGAGAATAACATTCTTGTTTTCACTATCGGCTTTGAAATCAGTGCAGGCAGTAATCAGGACATATATCTGCGTGGATGCCCACAGAACGAGTCCCAGTATTACTTTGTCGAGAGTACAGATATTGAAGCGGCGTTTTCTTCCATTGCCGCCAGTATCAATGGCATTCGTCTGACGATGTAA
- a CDS encoding TadE/TadG family type IV pilus assembly protein, whose amino-acid sequence MSVEFAIIGPLFFGLIFSAFESGYMYVKIAVVELAMDEVVRQIYTGNAQTDGLSRNDLIELFCDEVDHIMECDTSNVTIQQQTFSGYGGNTINAAVCRNTEDTLDDDDLPAYALTGSGQIVFFRFCITTDVLVPSLKKLTFSGANFALQLPETADGRYAITASAIFRNEPYTGIAGGGGAGS is encoded by the coding sequence ATGTCTGTTGAATTTGCTATTATTGGCCCACTATTCTTTGGTCTGATATTTTCAGCTTTTGAATCCGGATATATGTATGTCAAAATCGCCGTGGTCGAACTGGCCATGGATGAGGTTGTGCGTCAGATTTATACAGGCAACGCCCAAACTGACGGGTTATCCCGCAATGACCTGATCGAGTTATTCTGTGATGAAGTCGACCATATCATGGAGTGTGACACCAGTAACGTCACTATTCAGCAGCAAACCTTCTCTGGTTATGGCGGCAATACCATCAACGCAGCCGTGTGCCGCAATACAGAAGATACACTGGATGATGATGATCTACCCGCCTATGCCTTGACTGGCAGTGGGCAGATTGTTTTTTTTCGTTTCTGCATCACAACAGATGTTCTGGTACCCAGCCTGAAAAAACTTACATTCAGCGGTGCGAATTTTGCGCTCCAGCTACCTGAAACTGCAGATGGCAGATATGCCATTACAGCCTCTGCAATTTTCCGCAACGAACCATATACCGGCATTGCTGGCGGTGGTGGTGCAGGAAGCTGA
- a CDS encoding TadE/TadG family type IV pilus assembly protein, translating into MFGLSRKLKKFSKDTDAAIAMEFALVAPLFVLMCLGSAGMIDNFRAKKRAQQAVDAVADLMARAMVMNDNERQNLYDAARLTMGQYGLDEGSERIRLLLAAWEYDEDDHEWTLVWTRGCHSGTPWTAGETRAGGYLPVVNDGGMIVQARVHFSYRNPFYFFSGINAVFVHWSARRPRYTDRIEYVTEPGDSTEEEWNCAYN; encoded by the coding sequence ATGTTTGGATTAAGTCGCAAATTAAAAAAGTTCAGTAAGGACACAGATGCCGCCATCGCAATGGAATTTGCACTGGTTGCGCCACTATTTGTGCTGATGTGCCTTGGGTCTGCTGGTATGATCGATAATTTCCGTGCCAAGAAACGTGCGCAACAGGCTGTTGATGCCGTTGCCGATCTGATGGCGCGTGCCATGGTCATGAATGATAATGAGCGCCAGAACCTGTATGATGCAGCACGCCTGACAATGGGGCAATACGGACTGGATGAGGGATCAGAAAGAATTCGTCTGCTTCTCGCTGCATGGGAATATGATGAAGATGACCATGAATGGACGCTCGTCTGGACCCGTGGGTGCCATAGCGGCACGCCGTGGACGGCGGGTGAGACCAGGGCTGGTGGCTATCTGCCGGTGGTGAATGACGGCGGCATGATCGTGCAGGCGAGAGTTCATTTCAGTTACCGAAATCCGTTTTACTTCTTTTCCGGCATAAATGCGGTTTTCGTTCACTGGTCAGCAAGGCGACCAAGATACACTGACAGAATAGAATATGTCACCGAGCCAGGGGACAGTACGGAAGAAGAATGGAATTGTGCGTATAACTAG
- a CDS encoding TadE/TadG family type IV pilus assembly protein, producing MISNGKSGNRTSRISRRFLNKENGTATLEFAMLAPIFFGLLFSIFEAGMYFYSVSVVEEAVSRASRVVMTGQALQAADEDNPSCTSEKDCFYERICDVVSVFGGCQSRLSIDVTRFNSWDDLNNDLSDASCVNSTGYNYNNHAFERGEQRDIVRVRVCYLMNMVNPALGLNLAKTEDGQRALITTHVFRNEPFGTSGSEENER from the coding sequence GTGATCAGTAACGGGAAATCAGGCAACAGAACGAGCAGGATCAGCCGACGTTTTCTGAATAAGGAAAACGGCACGGCGACGCTTGAGTTTGCCATGCTTGCGCCAATATTTTTTGGGCTGCTGTTTTCGATTTTCGAAGCAGGTATGTATTTTTATTCTGTATCGGTTGTGGAAGAAGCTGTTAGCCGCGCGTCGCGTGTTGTGATGACAGGGCAGGCGCTGCAGGCGGCAGATGAAGACAACCCGAGTTGTACGTCCGAGAAAGACTGCTTCTATGAGAGGATCTGTGATGTGGTCAGCGTATTTGGCGGTTGCCAGTCGCGCCTGTCGATAGATGTCACCAGATTCAACTCCTGGGATGATCTCAACAATGATCTTTCGGACGCTTCGTGCGTTAACAGTACCGGCTATAATTACAATAACCATGCATTCGAGCGTGGGGAGCAGCGGGATATAGTTCGTGTACGGGTATGTTATCTCATGAATATGGTGAATCCGGCGCTGGGTTTGAATCTTGCCAAGACGGAAGATGGCCAGCGGGCACTCATCACGACACATGTATTCAGAAACGAGCCTTTCGGCACATCCGGGAGTGAAGAAAATGAACGCTGA
- a CDS encoding TadE/TadG family type IV pilus assembly protein: MNAELHKIFNRFAGQQDGIAAVEFAMILPMVAMLFFGIVEFSDAMAANRKAEHATTMLVDLVSQEEFLTEDEIDGIYTAVDHVLGPYGIQEPQMWVASVTIDEDDKPIIDWSLDQDLAEPFARGSEFSALSESELDLTGHDALITEGASLIVAKIEFGYTSSLTKFHVDSFTLSNHDTRWPRRGTQIVYCDASDNCSNE; the protein is encoded by the coding sequence ATGAACGCTGAGCTTCATAAGATTTTCAACCGGTTTGCCGGGCAACAGGACGGTATTGCTGCGGTAGAGTTCGCCATGATCCTGCCCATGGTCGCCATGCTGTTTTTCGGCATTGTCGAATTTTCTGACGCGATGGCTGCCAACCGTAAGGCGGAACATGCGACAACCATGCTGGTCGATCTGGTATCCCAGGAAGAGTTCCTGACCGAGGATGAAATTGATGGTATTTATACGGCTGTTGACCATGTCCTCGGGCCATATGGCATTCAGGAGCCACAAATGTGGGTGGCCAGTGTGACGATTGATGAAGATGACAAGCCAATCATCGACTGGAGCCTTGACCAGGATCTGGCGGAACCATTCGCCCGTGGGTCGGAATTTTCAGCTTTATCCGAAAGCGAGCTTGACCTCACCGGGCACGATGCCCTGATAACTGAGGGCGCATCTTTGATCGTCGCCAAGATCGAGTTTGGCTACACATCATCCCTGACAAAATTCCACGTGGACTCGTTCACCTTGAGCAATCACGACACACGCTGGCCGCGCCGTGGCACCCAGATCGTCTATTGTGATGCATCTGATAATTGTTCAAACGAGTAA